In a single window of the Cryomorphaceae bacterium 1068 genome:
- a CDS encoding fructosamine kinase family protein, producing MSVLNQNLSDDWQKAIETSRGKPAEILRVSIVGGGSINDARRLETSEGAYFAKINSAEEYPGMFEAESSGLRFLKEHCAFRIPIPIATGVTEDIQWILMENINSINRKSDFWEEFGRKLADMHKHSADYFGLNQDNYLGSLIQRNDKRDKWEDFFSDMRIRPQLEMAKDNRLATSEFLRLFDKMLSRVERYFPKEAPAALHGDLWTGNFMTDSEGEAVIFDPAVYYGHREMDLGMSKLFGGFDKRFYDAYNEVYPLEPGWEERIHVANLYPLLAHVNLFGGSYTGQVIQILRKHI from the coding sequence TTGAGCGTACTAAATCAAAATCTTTCAGACGATTGGCAAAAAGCCATCGAAACTTCAAGAGGAAAACCAGCTGAAATTCTAAGGGTAAGTATTGTAGGTGGCGGAAGTATTAATGATGCTCGTCGGCTCGAAACTTCAGAAGGAGCCTATTTTGCAAAAATCAATAGCGCCGAGGAGTATCCCGGTATGTTCGAAGCAGAATCATCGGGACTGCGATTCTTGAAAGAACACTGCGCATTCAGAATTCCAATTCCTATTGCTACTGGAGTAACAGAAGATATCCAGTGGATTCTGATGGAGAATATTAACAGCATCAATCGAAAGTCCGACTTTTGGGAAGAGTTTGGAAGAAAACTAGCTGATATGCACAAACACAGTGCTGATTATTTCGGTTTAAATCAGGACAATTATTTAGGGAGTCTAATCCAACGCAATGACAAGCGTGACAAATGGGAAGACTTCTTTAGTGACATGAGGATAAGACCTCAGCTTGAAATGGCTAAGGACAATAGACTGGCCACTTCAGAATTCTTAAGACTCTTTGACAAAATGCTAAGTCGGGTTGAAAGGTACTTCCCTAAAGAAGCTCCTGCTGCATTGCACGGAGACTTATGGACAGGAAATTTCATGACTGACTCAGAGGGGGAGGCGGTAATATTCGACCCGGCAGTTTACTACGGTCACAGAGAAATGGATTTAGGCATGAGTAAATTATTCGGCGGTTTTGATAAACGCTTTTATGACGCTTATAATGAGGTTTATCCTTTGGAGCCTGGTTGGGAAGAACGGATTCATGTCGCCAATTTGTATCCTCTCTTGGCTCACGTAAATCTCTTTGGCGGAAGCTATACAGGACAAGTAATCCAAATTCTTAGAAAGCACATCTAG
- the pdeM gene encoding ligase-associated DNA damage response endonuclease PdeM: MVYEIQKTKLSLLPERAIFWEEKKMLIVADAHIGKVSHFRKNGIPVPGMAERNNLWRLSGLVLKTQPKQIIFLGDLSHSKLNKAWDQFVDFRNAYSNIKMTLVKGNHDILSDQAFEAANISLVDRMSSGPFLFTHDREESDFYNIHGHIHPSIRLRGMGRQSLRVPCYFFGKDYGILPSFGDFTGSFTLKPAEGDAVFVPAENETMRVF; this comes from the coding sequence ATGGTCTACGAAATTCAAAAAACCAAACTCAGCCTCCTTCCTGAAAGAGCAATTTTTTGGGAAGAGAAGAAAATGCTTATTGTGGCTGATGCTCATATTGGCAAAGTGAGTCATTTTCGAAAAAACGGAATTCCTGTTCCGGGAATGGCCGAGCGAAATAACCTTTGGCGCCTTTCAGGCTTGGTTTTAAAAACTCAACCCAAGCAAATCATCTTCCTGGGCGACTTGTCTCACAGCAAACTCAATAAAGCCTGGGATCAGTTTGTGGATTTCAGAAATGCCTACTCCAATATTAAGATGACCTTAGTTAAAGGAAACCACGACATACTTTCGGATCAAGCTTTCGAAGCTGCCAATATATCACTAGTGGACAGAATGTCATCCGGACCATTTTTATTTACACACGATAGAGAAGAGAGTGATTTTTATAATATTCATGGGCACATTCATCCATCAATAAGACTAAGGGGTATGGGGAGGCAGTCATTGAGAGTCCCGTGCTATTTTTTTGGAAAAGACTACGGAATACTGCCTTCGTTTGGAGACTTTACAGGATCATTTACACTCAAGCCGGCGGAAGGCGATGCCGTATTCGTACCTGCCGAAAACGAAACAATGCGCGTATTCTAG